The window ATGTACAAGAAATGTTGGGGACTTCTGGGCCTGGAACTTCGAAAGAAGTTGCTTATTCAATGTTAGTGGCAACACAAAAGCGAAGGGAAGCATGGCTTGAAAATACGGCAGGGTCGTCAAGCTTTGACGCAGACGCTGGCAGTGGAAGATGCTTTGGAAAAAAGCTGTACCCTCAAAGATACGTATGTTTCTATGGAGGCTGTCCAAGCATTCCATACCAACTGAAGATGTCAGGGCCAAGAGAAACATGACAACGTGCCGGCCGCGCTGCTCTGGGCGGCCAGCGCCTACGGCTActgctggaatttttgtctatttaGGCCTGACCCAATAGCAATTTCAGAAATTTCTAATAAATCCTAAAGGCCCACGCAgctcatttgtgcaaggcaagaggtagaactaaagtttagtcccacattgctagtttaaagggagttggacctctttataagggaggctttttctccacttgtatgagcatgagaacaagagggacatccacgcgcgctcctcctctgccgccaggcCTCGGCGCGACGCGACGCGAcgcgacgcgggttgcgggaatgagccgagccgatgtctaaatttttgccacgcactatgggtatacgaaaggtcacgcggAAGCTGAAACGTTTTTGTtgtagtggagattgaatacgaacggcgcacctcttcgcctgctgcctgttcgtttcgtctccctcaTTCTCTTCAGCTtccggcgcagcctctcgcctccttctcttgcacctataaaagggaggtcgctcctctcagagagacgcaccagaatctcttcctcatctcgccacaagttcctgagcactgcactgctgctacgatcttcctcatcctggcttgcggcgtgcaccgtagCTCGGGACAGtaagcctccgaaaccgcaccttttgagtcctgtacgggagaagggtgataaggtttttggggagcgctcagcgcgactactggctgcttcatcacggacgatccggttgccgacgacttcttccccgacgtccacgacctcctcgaccacatggcaggcgaggacaccgtccccaagtccagcgcttctgctgctgttgtgccgtacgtgttcttctcctttctgttagaagtcctcctACAATTCTTGGCTGTACTTTCtgtcctacgtatgttaggttctgtTTCGTATAAGCAACTACATGTAGTgtttgttctagatgtgtttacctcaagttcatatatgcagacgatgtttaccttctctcagtcagattgcatgacttgctttatatttgctactttagtcatgctttatctagtatttttgttaataaaatcattcggtaaattgctcatatttccaacaatccaaaaaccttattataggcaatttaccccgagtggtttgtCATTTTGTTGcacttgatgtgtgcatcctatgagcatgagctctacatgtgttttgaactatgtcatgccatctttacaggggtgtatgccatgtattttttatgatctatgtggtgactagcacaagcatgtgaaGTAGCctccgtgatgttgctgatttctgtGACTTagtgatttctgctaagtctgagtcTATTATATTTTGTTGCCATATAAACTTGCTTCTACCATgagttctatgcataatctggagatgttcactaaggatgttttgttacacatgacatgctctatccgtccatgagttctaatcttgctctcaagttgctaaataatgttgctgtcagcctgttaacattatgttcagttatgccgtgtgttttgctagtgatccatgcatcctatgactaTGCTATTGTCATGCTTAGATTCATATTTATGCCATCTTGCTGttggttaccttgccatgccatgtatttctctatggtgagtgattcaagctcacgaacatgcctacttattgttgtttctgccatgtgctGTTATTTTTCACTtaagtctgaatctgtcatataacttgctatgtttatatgggtgccatcatatcttctgatcctttttggctaatGGTCAGTaacggacttttgttctatgcaattagtagattcatgccatgctttttggttgccatgataagttcctgtagcatgttgtttgctagctctaaacattgcaacctgatgttatttctgccatgtcctgtgaattctgctaagtctgtgaaactgttattatttgcaatcttaccatgtcattttgagcatgttctagtgatttctggagatagctcactgttcatgttttgtcatgctttacatgtacatcatgcACATGCCTCttgttttcacgttgagatgctgtagcatattgttttgatgctcgcaatatgcctagttgctgttttggacagcttgtcctttatacttgtatggtgtgtatgtgttgaaccgttgctccgttttgagtgtgctctatatgaaacttgcttgattttgcatgtagcatcatattatcatgttgcttccttgttttgaggtgtttgcttgatgtttgtatgcattttgcatcaatgccatgcttattttgttttcatatcttctaggccgtagctccgaattaaataaactttatatgtaacttaactagaatctcatagtttcaccactgtcaagggatctaagtgtcaagtgtgtgtgcaagctaagaaatctcgtaagtctcacgtgactgcggagacgtgaaatcttgcaccactagagctcatatattcagatctatgtgaaatgaatggtgttttgacaaaaggtgaaaagaaatatttcatgacgttaattgatgactccactagatactgtcgtgtgtatcttctgaaatctaagaatGAGGCTTTGAACATTTTCAAGATCTATAAGTTGAAgtgaaaaaccaacttgatcgaaaaatcaagaggcttaggtccgaccgtggtggagagtatttttccaatgaatttgatgctttttgtgcggaacatggtataatccatgagaggacgcctccctattcacctcagtcaaatggggtggccgaaaaaaagaaccgtactctaacagaTTTGGTTAACGCCCTATGTGTGTTCCTGACGCACTGCAGGTGAAACTCGACGATGGAGGGCCTCTGCGGTGGCGTGCCGATGCTGTGTTGGCCGTTCTTCGCCGAGCAGCAGACCAACTGCCTATACAAGTGCCTCGAGTGGGGGGTGGGCATGAGATCGGTGACGACGTGCGGCAGGAGGTGGTCAACGAAAGGATCAAGGAGGCGGTGGGTGGGGAGAAGGGTAGGGAGATGAAGAAGAGAGCGGCAGAGTGGAGGGAGGTGGCTATTAGATCCAAGGTGACATCGTTGAATAATCTTGACTCACTCATCAATGATGTGTTACTATCCGGTAAAAAGACAGTTAGCAGTTCTTCTTAAGTACCAAAGGTGATGGGATAGTTTGGAACGTCACAGGTAGTAATGCCCACAGCGTTTTGTATGGACCTTTGTAGATATGGATTGCTTGCTATTTCTCGACCCCGCATTGTAAAATGTTTCTTCGTTAGCAATAACAATAGGTGAGAAGCTCTAGGCGAGGGCCTAAAGTTGTTTATGTGCTTGAGCAAAGACTAGGCCATGCTTCCATGTATGCTTGGGCAGTGGCGGACCTAGAGCTTGACCACATGGGGTGCCAACCTTATCACTCACGACAGAAACGCCATGTatctcccgcaaaaaaaaaaaagctagAAATGCCATGTATGTAACCACGGCACTCCCACTAGATCCGCAGCTATGCTTGGGTACAAATTCTTTAGTTCCCTTTCAGAATGAAACACTGCAATAATACAGTTGAGCATCTCGTAAGTGGATACCAACGGCCAATTCATGAAATATATGATAAGAGCAATTGAGAGTGATAACTGAACTACCACACTTGTTCATTAATACTCTCTCCATTCCTTAATATCAGAATGTTTTTCAAGCTAACAAGTCCCATAATATaatcataatataagaacgtttttcaagcTATGTTAGAGAAAAAACAAGCCCCCGCGTCGTCCTCCCCAGGGCGACTCGGGCGNNNNNNNNNNNNNNNNNNNNNNNNNNNNNNNNNNNNNNNNNNNNNNNNNNNNNNNNNNNNNNNNNNNNNNNNNNNNNNNNNNNNNNNNNNNNNNNNNNNNNNNNNNNNNNNNNNNNNNNNNNNNNNNGGGCTCTGGCGCGCCGAAGCGGCCGGTCTACGAGCAGGGGGCTCATGTGGCGGCGGCGGTGCGTCGCTCCTCCGCGCGCGCCGTTCGTGCTCCGGCGCGGTGGGGAGGGCGGGGTGCTCGCGGCCCGCTGGCGCTGCGCCCCCGTGCCCTGCTTCTGTGGTGCGCGCGTCGGCGTGTCGCCTCCCAGATCCGGCGGGGTGGCCCTGCCCGCGGTGCCTCCACCGGCGCGTGTGGCGTGGGGTGAGTCCCTCCGGCCGTGAGGGCGGCGTCTGCGGCGGCGGGGTCCTGTGCCTCGGCTGTGGATGGCGGTGGCGGGCCTGGGTGTGCGTTGCCatcggcggcggatctggcggtCCTTGCTCTCTCCCGCGAGCTGGGACTCGGAATGGGGGCAGGTGGGCGTGTCGGGGTTCTACGCACGTGGTGTGCGGAGGGCTAGGCGTGCAGCAGGTGTCGTTCTCGCTCGTCCCCGGTTCTTTCTCCCGATCTGGAGGCTTCGCATGGCGCGGCGGTCTCTGTTCGTGGGCTGGCAGCGAGTGCTTCATCTGCTTGTGTGGATTTTGCTTTGGGAGGACTAGCAGGCTACAGGTGTTGGGGTTGCGCACACTGCCGGCTAATGCCGGGCTCCGATTTCGGTCGAAGCCAACGACGGCGGTGCCTGTGGGCACCGTATCCTTGTTGAAGGCGTCGTGACGCGGTGCTCGTCTCCCCTCTTGTCTGCTCCAGAGGAAACTTTGGATCCCGGTCTCCCGGATCAGGCGATGGTGGCGTTCAAACGTCACATCCTCTCCATGGGCTTCGTCTTTGAGCTTGCCTTGCTAGGGTGACCAGTGGCTCGAGGTGGTTCCGTTGGTGGTCCGTGGGGGAGATGGTGGCGGAGAAGTGGTGCTCTGTCTTCGTGATCTTGGCTCGGCCATGCCCTGAAGTGGGGTTGATTCTTTCGTCGGAACCCGGGTTTAGCGAGGTGTGGTCCTATATTGGATTTCCTCGTTCCCACCTCTCCCCTTTCGGGGGGTTGTTGGGTGGCGACCAGACGGCCACTGTTCGAGGCGCTTCGCCTTGTTTGGTCAGATGAAGATGAAAGTTGGCATCCACCTTCAGGCTAGCTCTGCTGATAAGTttgaggtggtggtggtgcggccggTTTGGGGTCGGCGGTGGCTAGAGCCCCTCTTTGGCGGTGttcttcttgtgttcttgctcctgtGCTCCTTGGTGAGTCTCTGCTTGGCGATGTCAAGCGACTTTGTTGGTGGCACACAGGTGTCGTGGCGTCGTCTCAGCCTCGCGTGACTGTTCGAATGCACCCCCGACGCAGGTGGTGTCGTGGCGCTGTGCAGTCTTAGTTGCGTGATGCCTTCGATTGCGTCGATGGGTACAGTGTCATGGGTTTGTCTGCTTGGCGACGCCGACTTTGCCTGCGGTACACAGGCGTCGTGGCGTCGTCTGGGCCTCGCGTGACCGTTCGAATGCACCCCCGACGCAGTGGTGTCGTGGCGTTGTGCAGTCTTGGTTGCGTGATGCCTCCGATTGCGTCGATGATGCAGTGCCATGGCTTGTTCTCGGCTGGCCAATGCCGTTCGATCTCGCTGGGGGTGCTTTGTGTTGTGTCGGGGCATGTTTTCCCTCTTTGTTCTCCCTTGTTTATTTGTTGTGTTCTTTGCTTTACCTCTTCTCCTCCTGTGCCCCCCTGTAATTCTGGTTCACTTGAACCCATCCTGCAAAAGGCTGCGAAGTCTTATAGGCAATTGGAATACAATTCAGGTGGGGGAGTCCTCTCCCTCCCCGGTGACCTTCAAAAAAAAAGCTATGTTAGCTTGAAAATCATTTTTATATTACAGGATGGAGGAAGTACTAGGAAATTTCCAGccatatccctacaaagtcatgcaCATTAAAATATAAACATGTACTGCCTGCTATACCATCTTGGTTTGAGCTTCCGGCTGGTGGTTCCTGACACCTAATTGAAATACAAGTACATAACAGGAACCAATTGAGAGATGCTTGAGCTGACAAACTTAATTTTTTTAGAATAAGTTCAGCTAGCGATCAACATGCATTATAGAAGTACTCTACGCGGCACACGTTAAACTAGGAAAACACATGTACCTGGTAGGGCCTGATCCCAACATTTGAGGCAGCCGGTTCAAGCACCCACGATGGCCCGTCTAGCATCCCCGTGGTGGTCGATTCTAGCAACGGTAGCACACGCGGTGGCCCCGCATTCCGCCGTCGCACCTCATGATCACCGTGCACGTGGTCATGGCCGTTGAAGCACGCAAAGGCTGCGGTTGCAGCACCGGACATCACAAGTCGTTGCATCTCTGATGGTCGTCGACGTAGACAGCATGATCGTCGTAGCGGACTAGTTGCTGTGGCCATGGCAACCGAAAAACAACGGTTTGAGGTGCGCGAGGAAGAGAGGTGCTTGCAGCAGCAGGATGTCATCATGGGGGCCTTAACCGTCAGCAGCATTCTCCCTACCTACCTCTGTTGGCCGTCCTTCTTCACGAAGGCGTTCCAGCTCAACAACGCCATCTTTGCCGAGTAGCAGCCAAGGCAACGGAAGTGCCCTGTTTTTCGTGTGACAAAGACAAGACACATTTTTTGTGCAATTTAAGTATATTTGTGTTGGGTCATTATGACCGGCCACATATTTTCATGCTGAATTTCGTCCGTCAATTCTAGACGTGTGACTTAAGAAATACACTAATGACTGATCCCATCGTGTGTCTAATGTCTGAGATCCAATCGTTCTCAAACACATTGCTACAAAATGTTGCTTGCCGAACTTCCTGCTCCGACTTCCTAAAAAAAACCTTCTTGTTCCGAGATTCCTGCGAGATTAACTTGATGCTTCCGATGAAGAGGAACATGGATTGCCTAGATAACATAGGAATAAAATAATGCCAGTGCTGGGAAAAGACAATTAGACCTGAAAGCACGGATGGGCGACCTTTATAATAGCATGTTATTTTTAGATAATCCGTCCATGCTATAACAACAAGGGCCGTCCTACGCGTTGACCGGGTGATAATCCTAAAAGACCGACTGCATGGGCTGCCGTTCGATGGAGCCGTGGACAACCGTCTGATCGCCTTCACGTGAGCTGCTAAGCCTTAGCAAGAAGGCCCGTATTGCGCTCAACACTTTGCAAGAGAAGTCTTGTTGCAATCCGTGGacatgttttgtttttgtttttttccttcccTACACCTATCTGATTAGCTCACCAAGTCTTCGCATTGCGCTAAGCGTTTTACAACATGAGCCTTGTTGCAATCCCAAACATTATACCTTTTTTTTCTACGCGACTGTCGTCGGATCTGCTTGGTGAACCTTTGCAGCAAGCCTCATGTTGTGTGCAGTGCTTTTCAACACGAGCCTTGTTGCAATTCTACAGACAGTTTTTTCTTGATATGCCTTTTGCGATGTGGTTTCTGCGCCCGCATGTCTTGCAACAAATGCAATGTTGCAGACGGCTCAATTAGGGGCACGTGGCGTGTGGACAACGTTTCGTGTCGATCGACCAGTTGACGGGAAGTGTTTCAGTAACACCAAGTCTTCTTTCCAAGCAGGTACAAACTTAGAACTTAAATGTGCAATACTTATGAcaaatctagatgtgctttagcaaaactgacaAACTTAACGAAGTGGATGAGTTTTCCTTCCCTATGACGGCAATATGGTACTGGCAATGAGACTGTTTCATTTCCTACAATGCACATAATGAGGCGGTAATAATGTGCATGAAGTATCCTGCTACATAATATAGCTGATTTATTCAGGTGTTGTCCACGGCTAATCATCACCAAATCAACTCTTCCATGGAATCAATGATAGAATTCCAGCGAACACCACCAGTAGTCATCAGAGCGTGGCGATGTAAGCGTCGGCAAGCATCTTGCCGAGCCGGACCTGGGCCTGCGTGGTGAGGTGCGTGATGTCGTTGGCAAGGGGGAGACCCATGGCGTCCACGTACTTGAGGTTCGGCACGCGCACCGCCCTCTGCTGCTTCCTCACCAGGTCGAGCCACTTCCCCTGCTTCTGCGCCGTCGCGATCCCAACCTACAACAAGATCCATGCATGGATGTTTTTGCTCATAGGGTTCACAGTGGAGATAATGGGGTCGGAGCAGGGGACCCATGCATGGATGTAGTTTGGCGACGGACCTGGATGACGAGGAGGTTGGGCATGGCGAGGTCCCGGCGAATGTCCCGGACAAACGCCTCCATCCTCCCGGCGTAGGCGAGCGCGTCCTCACGCCGCATGGCGTCGGCCTCCCCCTGGAACCACAGCAAGGCGGCGATCCTGCCGGTCCCTGCACCGGCGACGCGGGCGCGGGTCACCATCCGCTCGTACATTTCCGAGCCGCGGGACCAGTTGGCGATGGGCGTGCCGCCCTGTGCGCAGGGGACGAGCCCCACGACGGCGTCTCTGGGGCAGGCCGGCGCCCGGAGCAGCGCGTGCGCGAACGGCATCCCAGGGCCCACGCCCACCACGTTGCCGACGTCCACGCCGGCGTGCAGCGGCTCGCGGGCCTCCTCCCAGCGGAGGGATGGGGAGAGGCGGAGCATGCGCGGGGACGGCGCGCACTCGGGCGGCACGACGCCGTCCCAACGATTGCCCACCGTGGCGCCGCCCCGGCCACCCATGTTGGACTGCCCTGCCAGGATGAACACCAGCGTCGGCGCCCTCTCCGCGCTCACCGtcacggccgccgccgcaagcagcagcagcagcatgggtAGTGCTCGAGGGAGCATCGTCGCCGCCGCTGGCTCCATGTCCCGGCAAGGTCCAAGGTGACGCTGGCTCGCTCGACCAACTGGATGCTACCGGCCGGCCTCCAGCTAGCTACTCACTGGCTGCTACTGATTGGCAGCACTGGATGCTTGGATCGCATCCTGGGGGGGAGTGGATATATGAATACAGTAAGGGCCAATTCGCCATGGCGTGCTATGGCCAGGGAGAGAGTGGCAGTGGCATGTGTGTCTCGCACGGGCAAGCGCGCTTCACTCGAAACAGGCGTCAAATGAGCCAGCTCAACTTGGATTCCACTGCACAAGAGCACAAGACAACTACAGTGCACTTTTTATTAATATCTGACATAAAAAGACTAGTACTGGTGTCGGACGAACCAAAAGGCAATACTGTCTAAGGTTTTGGCTACCAAATCCTAGAAAATTACCGAGGGACGGCGAGAAACACGGTAACCGTGGATACCAAAAAATATCGTTTAAAATTTTCAAACAAATTTCAAAATCAATGTTTTCCTGTACTACTACAGATTGGGAAAAAAAACTCAGGTATTTCTGAAGCTAGATGCTAGCGCAGTGGCAAGGGCACCAGTCATGGTTATCTGAGTTTTAGAGTTCGTTTCCCCGCTTGGCGTCAGTTTTCTTAACAATATGCTAGGAAACATGCCGGTGCATTACAACgggaggaaaataattttcatgtcCTTAGCTCAGGCCTCATGGACTCCTTCATTGCAACCataaaagaaaagcaaaaaaaaaaagcagttgTTTTTACAATTCCATATGTTTTTTGTATATAGTTGTACACAATACATCGTAAGGGATATCCACAAATAGCACTACAAATATCCATCAGGTTTGATAAGGTGGTATTGCATTAGAATTATTAAATTTGATTATGGTTGTTCAAGAGAATATTGGTCTATAACTAATCCATATGTTAACCTCAACTAAATTCCAACTTAGCCATTATCATATCAAAAGTAGATTTAATTACATGAAACCTCAAACACATGGTGAGCAGTTCTAAGAGGTAATGAAACACTTATGTTAAATTGCTCATGTGTTTTCGGAAATGTGAATATTTTGGTGAGTAGTTTTAAGACTACATTAATTACGCGTCCTACCATGAATGTTTTGGGAAATTGCTCATGATGGCGACGATGTTGGCAAACCTTATGGACAGGAACTCAAGGTCTACAATGTCATCTCCCTCTCCAATTTCGCTCAATGTGTTCATGGTCCCGGTCCGGGCACCACCTTATTTTTATTTTTCCCTTGCTGATAAGATTGACTTGTTGAGCACTTTATCTAACAAATGATTCAGGTATGGTCAAGTTAAAGGTAAGAAAAATAACAAAGTATAA is drawn from Triticum dicoccoides isolate Atlit2015 ecotype Zavitan chromosome 4A, WEW_v2.0, whole genome shotgun sequence and contains these coding sequences:
- the LOC119289966 gene encoding probable carbohydrate esterase At4g34215, which translates into the protein MLLLLLAAAAVTVSAERAPTLVFILAGQSNMGGRGGATVGNRWDGVVPPECAPSPRMLRLSPSLRWEEAREPLHAGVDVGNVVGVGPGMPFAHALLRAPACPRDAVVGLVPCAQGGTPIANWSRGSEMYERMVTRARVAGAGTGRIAALLWFQGEADAMRREDALAYAGRMEAFVRDIRRDLAMPNLLVIQVGIATAQKQGKWLDLVRKQQRAVRVPNLKYVDAMGLPLANDITHLTTQAQVRLGKMLADAYIATL